One stretch of Tepiditoga spiralis DNA includes these proteins:
- a CDS encoding pyruvate carboxylase subunit B yields the protein MPYVVDTTLRDGQQSLIATRMKTKEFEDKLEIFDQVGYHSMEVWGGATYDSCIRYLNEDPWERLKTIRKKLKNTKIQMLLRGQNILGYRHYPDEVLELFIKKMADYGVDIVRIFDALNDIRNLEKAIEYTKKYKMHAQGAISYTVSPVHNVDFYLKYAEKLVKCGVDSIAIKDMAGLLEPHVAVELVKKLKEKFDIPIELHTHNTTGLGSLSCYAASEAGIDGLNLALSPFANGTSQPAVEPFNQALKLGLNNEKILELTEYFWKVRKNHEENDMKMTSINAQILDSQIPGGMLSNLVSQLKAQKAEDRLDEVLKEVPAVRKELGYPPLVTPTSQIVGVQATLNVLTGERYKMITNEVKNYLKGMYGRSPAPVDEEIFKKALGNEKPIDHRPADDLEPVLKKARSEMGLLAQTDEDLLTYVLFGEVGKKFLKDKYEKSLGVDLNIAKEYEDEESSIYPV from the coding sequence ATGCCATATGTTGTTGATACAACTTTGAGGGATGGACAACAGTCACTTATAGCAACAAGGATGAAGACAAAAGAGTTTGAAGATAAGTTGGAAATTTTTGATCAAGTTGGATATCATTCAATGGAAGTATGGGGTGGAGCAACTTATGATTCTTGTATAAGATATTTAAATGAAGACCCATGGGAAAGATTAAAAACAATAAGAAAAAAGTTAAAAAACACTAAAATACAAATGCTTTTAAGAGGACAAAATATATTAGGATATAGACATTACCCTGATGAAGTTCTTGAACTTTTTATAAAAAAAATGGCTGATTATGGAGTTGATATAGTTAGAATTTTTGATGCTTTAAATGATATAAGAAACTTAGAAAAAGCAATTGAGTATACAAAAAAGTATAAGATGCATGCACAAGGTGCTATTTCATATACTGTTAGTCCAGTTCACAATGTGGATTTTTATTTAAAATATGCAGAAAAACTTGTTAAATGTGGAGTTGATTCAATAGCAATAAAAGATATGGCAGGACTTCTTGAGCCTCATGTTGCCGTTGAATTAGTAAAAAAATTAAAAGAAAAATTTGATATTCCAATAGAATTACATACACATAATACAACGGGACTTGGTTCTTTGTCTTGTTATGCTGCATCAGAAGCTGGTATTGATGGATTAAATTTAGCATTGAGCCCTTTTGCAAATGGAACTTCACAACCAGCTGTTGAACCATTTAATCAAGCTTTAAAATTAGGATTAAATAATGAAAAGATTCTTGAACTTACAGAGTATTTTTGGAAGGTTAGAAAAAATCATGAAGAAAATGATATGAAAATGACCTCTATAAATGCACAAATTCTTGATTCTCAAATACCAGGTGGAATGCTTTCAAACTTAGTTTCTCAATTAAAGGCTCAAAAAGCAGAAGATAGACTCGATGAAGTTTTAAAAGAAGTTCCAGCTGTTAGAAAAGAACTTGGCTATCCGCCATTAGTAACTCCAACGAGTCAAATTGTTGGTGTTCAAGCAACATTAAATGTTTTAACTGGGGAAAGATATAAAATGATAACTAACGAAGTTAAGAATTATCTTAAAGGAATGTATGGAAGATCACCAGCTCCCGTAGATGAAGAAATATTTAAAAAAGCTTTAGGAAATGAAAAACCAATAGATCATAGACCAGCCGATGATTTAGAACCTGTACTTAAAAAGGCAAGAAGTGAAATGGGACTTTTAGCTCAAACAGACGAAGATTTGCTCACTTATGTTTTGTTTGGCGAAGTAGGAAAGAAATTTTTAAAAGATAAATATGAAAAAAGTTTAGGTGTAGATTTAAATATAGCTAAAGAATATGAAGATGAAGAAAGTTCAATTTATCCAGTATAA
- a CDS encoding Na+/H+ antiporter NhaC family protein yields the protein MKKSKRNLIITVFTMIFLMLSVSIFAAGGDSQKFDYGALSLIPPIVAIALAFLTKEVILSLALGVFSGALISTFATSSSGFFLKIVESYTNTISYPVKALGDEWHAGILIFTVAIGGMVAIISKMGGTRAIANALAKKAKTARSAQNVTWLMGIVIFFDDYANTLIVGPTMRPLADKMKVSREKLSYIVDSTAAPVAGMALISTWIGYELGLIGDSFKAANLTDINAYSVFINTIPYRLYSIFAIVMVFLVGFMLRDFGPMYKAEKRARLTGKLLSDGATPLSSADFEKGNEKKDIPLRMSNALVPIITLVVFAFIGLWYSGGGLEKPFTLIGIRDAFGDADASVSLIWAAILAGIVAMVMGISQKILTLHEAFEAWVEGAKSLMITAIILTLAWSIGSVTETLGTAPYLVKVVSGSLPGWLLPTLVYIMSSIVAFSTGTSWGTMAIMMPLAIPLATHYSGGALTPIVYATLGSVLTGSIFGDHCSPISDTTIMSSMASSADHMDHVKTQIPYALFIAGLTIVVGTIPIGLGLPVWISFILGVIGIWATLKFFGKSTKLEDLQAEEGIKVNAQLEEE from the coding sequence ATGAAAAAAAGTAAAAGAAACCTTATTATCACAGTTTTTACTATGATTTTTTTAATGCTTTCGGTTTCTATTTTTGCTGCCGGAGGAGATTCACAAAAGTTTGATTATGGCGCTCTATCTTTAATACCGCCTATAGTTGCAATTGCTTTAGCCTTTTTAACAAAAGAAGTTATTTTATCGTTGGCTTTGGGAGTTTTTTCTGGTGCATTAATTTCAACCTTTGCAACTTCATCATCAGGATTTTTCTTAAAGATTGTAGAAAGTTATACTAATACCATATCTTATCCAGTAAAGGCTTTGGGTGATGAATGGCATGCAGGTATATTAATTTTTACAGTTGCAATTGGTGGTATGGTAGCAATAATTTCTAAAATGGGTGGAACAAGAGCTATTGCTAATGCTTTAGCAAAAAAAGCAAAAACAGCAAGAAGTGCTCAAAATGTAACATGGTTAATGGGAATAGTTATTTTCTTTGATGATTATGCAAATACACTCATTGTTGGACCAACTATGAGACCTTTAGCAGATAAGATGAAAGTATCAAGGGAAAAATTATCTTATATTGTAGATTCAACTGCAGCACCTGTTGCTGGAATGGCTCTTATTTCAACATGGATAGGTTATGAACTTGGTTTAATAGGAGATTCTTTTAAAGCGGCAAATTTGACAGATATAAATGCTTATTCTGTATTTATAAATACAATTCCATATAGATTATATTCAATTTTTGCAATTGTAATGGTATTCTTAGTTGGATTTATGCTAAGAGACTTTGGACCAATGTATAAAGCTGAAAAGAGAGCAAGATTAACTGGAAAATTGCTTTCTGATGGAGCTACACCATTATCTTCTGCAGATTTTGAAAAAGGAAATGAAAAAAAAGATATTCCTTTAAGAATGTCAAATGCTTTAGTTCCTATAATAACATTAGTTGTATTTGCTTTTATAGGATTATGGTATTCAGGTGGAGGTCTTGAAAAACCATTTACATTAATTGGTATAAGAGATGCATTTGGTGATGCAGATGCTTCAGTTTCTTTAATTTGGGCTGCTATTCTTGCCGGTATAGTTGCAATGGTTATGGGGATAAGTCAAAAAATCTTAACCTTACATGAAGCATTTGAAGCTTGGGTTGAAGGTGCAAAATCATTAATGATTACAGCTATAATTTTAACTCTTGCTTGGTCAATAGGTTCTGTTACTGAAACATTGGGAACAGCTCCTTACTTAGTAAAGGTTGTATCAGGTTCATTACCAGGGTGGTTATTACCTACTTTAGTTTATATAATGTCAAGTATAGTTGCATTTTCAACAGGCACATCATGGGGAACAATGGCTATTATGATGCCTCTTGCAATTCCTCTTGCAACTCATTATTCTGGTGGAGCATTAACTCCTATTGTTTATGCAACATTGGGTTCAGTATTAACTGGATCTATATTTGGAGATCATTGTTCTCCAATATCAGATACAACAATAATGTCATCTATGGCATCATCAGCAGATCATATGGATCATGTTAAAACACAAATTCCTTATGCATTATTTATTGCTGGTTTAACAATAGTAGTTGGAACAATACCTATTGGACTTGGTTTACCAGTTTGGATTTCATTTATTTTAGGTGTTATTGGTATTTGGGCAACATTAAAATTCTTTGGAAAGAGTACAAAACTAGAGGATTTACAAGCAGAAGAAGGAATAAAAGTAAATGCACAATTAGAAGAAGAATAA
- a CDS encoding ABC transporter permease translates to MIIFKGLSISKKVFLKDKTYLLNHIINNFGSFIFGYIYVSIWKSLTKSSEMTTYVMVNQSALWLTMFLPYGCYIPQKMREGTIAFELLKPYGIMYGSFFEVFGHTIYNFLFRSIPIYTFSILLLHAELPSSNRIIPYFITLFNAFLVAFFLNYFIGLWSMKFISYTGAQGLYYFFMNIFGGYFLPAEYFPGILKQIVPFLPFACTSYIPGSVYLGKISFSFAFFIQSFWIITLGITAYILTEKLSKNLKIQGG, encoded by the coding sequence GTGATTATATTTAAAGGATTATCTATTTCCAAAAAAGTATTTTTAAAAGATAAAACTTATTTGTTGAATCATATAATTAACAATTTTGGAAGTTTTATCTTTGGATACATTTATGTTAGTATTTGGAAATCATTAACAAAATCATCGGAAATGACAACTTATGTTATGGTAAATCAATCAGCTCTTTGGCTAACAATGTTTTTACCTTATGGTTGTTATATTCCACAAAAAATGCGTGAAGGTACTATTGCATTTGAACTATTAAAACCTTATGGAATAATGTACGGTAGTTTTTTTGAAGTATTTGGGCACACAATTTATAATTTCCTTTTTAGATCAATTCCCATATACACATTCAGTATATTACTCTTACATGCTGAACTACCCTCTTCAAATAGAATCATTCCTTATTTTATAACTCTCTTTAATGCTTTTCTCGTTGCATTTTTTCTCAATTATTTTATAGGACTTTGGAGTATGAAGTTTATAAGTTATACAGGAGCACAAGGACTTTATTACTTTTTCATGAATATTTTTGGAGGTTATTTTTTACCAGCTGAATATTTCCCTGGAATTTTAAAACAAATAGTTCCATTTTTGCCTTTTGCTTGTACCAGTTATATTCCAGGAAGTGTTTATTTAGGAAAAATATCTTTTAGTTTTGCATTTTTTATACAATCTTTTTGGATAATAACACTTGGAATAACGGCATACATTCTCACTGAAAAATTGAGTAAGAATTTAAAAATACAGGGAGGTTGA
- a CDS encoding ABC transporter permease, which produces MNLFKSMLKASIKSQLEYRFNFIVDSTISGIVIFSDFLMLAIVLMNFKEIAGWNIYEVAVLYSIVEAGWGIFRLFGEGINKFEELIISGKFDTLLTRPISPIKQLFLQKFELKRIGVFLQAILVGSWGLSNLNITSIYMYPILIFFSIVITFEINLILAAIAFWTIKNSDIIILAFYSTRTASSYPINIYGSILRSILTFFIPIATVGYYPVSYLLGKTKNSFALFSPVLGTLFLIPVTYFIWKMGLKKYTSTGS; this is translated from the coding sequence ATGAATTTATTTAAAAGTATGTTAAAGGCAAGCATAAAATCACAGCTTGAATACAGATTTAATTTTATTGTAGATTCAACAATAAGTGGAATTGTTATTTTTAGTGATTTTTTAATGTTAGCAATAGTATTGATGAATTTCAAAGAAATTGCTGGTTGGAATATATATGAAGTTGCAGTTCTTTATTCTATAGTTGAAGCAGGATGGGGAATTTTTAGATTGTTTGGAGAAGGAATAAATAAATTTGAAGAATTAATAATAAGTGGAAAATTTGATACTTTATTGACTCGTCCAATTTCGCCAATAAAACAGTTGTTTCTTCAAAAATTTGAATTAAAACGTATAGGTGTTTTTTTACAAGCAATTTTAGTTGGAAGTTGGGGTCTTTCGAACTTGAATATTACTTCTATTTACATGTATCCAATTCTCATATTTTTTTCTATAGTAATAACTTTTGAAATAAATTTGATTCTTGCTGCAATAGCTTTTTGGACTATAAAAAACAGTGATATTATAATTCTTGCATTTTATTCAACACGAACAGCTTCATCTTACCCTATTAATATATATGGATCTATTTTAAGAAGCATTTTAACTTTCTTTATACCGATTGCTACAGTTGGATACTATCCAGTTTCTTATTTACTTGGAAAAACAAAAAATAGTTTTGCTTTATTTTCTCCAGTTTTAGGTACTTTGTTTTTAATACCAGTCACGTATTTCATATGGAAAATGGGTTTAAAAAAATATACCAGTACTGGAAGTTGA
- a CDS encoding ABC transporter ATP-binding protein has product MEYITVENLKKSYTIYKRKKFKREKKEILALNGINLKIKKGEFLGYIGPNGAGKSTTIKILTGIMEPDSGNVKIDNFCPWKDRKKYVKNIGVVFGQKTQMWWDLPVIETYNLLKDIFKVKDFKNNLEYLIEKLNLSEILYHPVRQLSLGQRMRAEVGACMIHDPDILFLDEPTIGLDIISKENVNNFLKELNEKGKTIFLTTHDLKDIETLCNEVLVLNKGNIVYKGDVNNLKNITDMPTTMKIFLKSPPKDFKLIKELNGEYLKEKKEITLNIKSDGVAKIAEKIFKNYEVEDFKVTEPGIEEIIKEIYK; this is encoded by the coding sequence ATGGAATATATAACAGTAGAAAACTTAAAAAAAAGCTATACAATTTATAAAAGAAAAAAATTTAAAAGAGAAAAAAAAGAAATACTGGCTCTCAATGGAATAAATTTAAAAATAAAAAAAGGTGAATTTTTAGGATACATTGGTCCAAACGGAGCTGGAAAATCAACTACAATAAAGATCTTAACTGGAATTATGGAACCGGATTCAGGAAATGTAAAAATTGATAATTTTTGTCCTTGGAAAGACAGAAAAAAGTATGTTAAAAATATAGGCGTTGTTTTTGGTCAAAAAACACAGATGTGGTGGGATTTACCAGTAATAGAAACATACAACTTATTAAAAGATATATTCAAAGTAAAAGACTTTAAAAATAACTTAGAATACTTAATAGAAAAATTAAACTTAAGCGAAATACTATATCATCCAGTTAGACAGTTGAGTTTAGGGCAAAGAATGAGAGCAGAAGTAGGAGCTTGTATGATTCATGATCCTGATATACTCTTTTTAGATGAACCTACAATAGGCTTAGATATTATTTCAAAAGAAAACGTAAATAACTTTTTAAAAGAGTTAAATGAAAAAGGCAAAACTATTTTTTTAACAACACATGATTTGAAGGATATAGAAACTCTTTGTAATGAAGTTTTAGTATTAAACAAAGGTAATATTGTTTATAAAGGAGATGTAAACAATTTAAAAAACATAACTGACATGCCCACCACAATGAAAATATTTTTAAAATCACCACCAAAAGACTTTAAATTGATAAAAGAATTGAATGGTGAATATCTAAAAGAAAAAAAAGAAATAACTTTAAATATAAAATCAGATGGCGTTGCAAAAAT